One segment of Pyricularia oryzae 70-15 chromosome 3, whole genome shotgun sequence DNA contains the following:
- a CDS encoding CMGC/CDK protein kinase, translated as MTNPDWRASVTATERYDKIQNIQLGIDKNAAAAEGKSAFAIETEAYTASSSREEYENACDILRNASKPASNDENDSPSFTPAARHGSEMAESGVRIGTHQNCQYIASGVTAEVYRCDTRAFKVIVETHNIAPHDPVRESRILAELSRPCIPLLETFRDHEQRLVLVFPYMPLSLEEQLQQKGEAGLTPERIRSHFRDVFTALRQIHGKSIIHRDMKPSAILLKSPDGPAYLADFGTAWHPQLSCATEPQDAKILDIGTGPYRAPEVLFGDKGYGTAVDMWGAGAMLVECCRPSHVPLFESRAAHEDGNQLGLILSIFKTIGSPTAETWPEAVNFKTPPFRMYQTIQGKTWDDILDGVQPDFADLVRAMIKYESKTRVTAAQALEFDCLQ; from the exons ATGACGAACCCGGATTGGAGAGCATCTGTGACGGCCACAGAAAGATATGACAAGATCCAAAATAT CCAACTTGGTATCGACAAAAATGCTGCCGCGGCGGAGGGAAAGAGTGCCTTTGCCATTGAAACGGAAGCTTACACGGCATCGTCATCACGA gAGGAGTACGAAAATGCATGTGATATACTGAGGAACGCCTCGAAGCCGGCCAGCAATGATGAAAACGACAGCCCATCTTTCACTCCCGCAGCCCGCCATGGCTCAGAGATGGCGGAATCGGGGGTCAGGATCGGCACGCACCAGAACTGCCAATACATCGCCAGCGGCGTCACGGCCGAAGTATATCGGTGCGACACCCGGGCCTTCAAGGTCATTGTCGAGACGCACAACATTGCGCCACACGATCCGGTCCGCGAGTCCCGTAtccttgcggagctgtccCGGCCCTGCATCCCACTGTTGGAGACCTTCAGAGACCACGAGCAGCGCCTGGTGCTTGTGTTCCCTTACATGCCCCTGAGTCTTGAGGAACAGCTGCAGCAGAAAGGCGAGGCCGGGCTCACACCTGAGCGGATACGATCGCACTTCCGAGATGTATTCACCGCGCTGCGACAGATTCACGGCAAAAGCATCATCCACAGAGACATGAAACCTTCGGCTATCCTCCTGAAGTCGCCTGACGGACCGGCATATCTCGCCGACTTTGGTACAGCCTGGCACCCTCAACTATCCTGCGCCACCGAGCCGCAAGACGCCAAGATTCTCGATATCGGCACGGGGCCTTATCGCGCACCGGAAGTTCTTTTTGGTGACAAAGGATACGGTACCGCGGTGGACATGTGGGGTGCTGGCGCCATGTTGGTTGAGTGTTGTCGACCTTCTCATGTGCCGCTGTTCGAATCCAGGGCAGCGCATGAGGATGGCAACCAACTAGGCCTCATCCTAAGTATTTTCAAAACCATCGGAAGCCCTACAGCGGAGACATGGCCTGAGGCTGTGAATTTCAAGACACCGCCATTTCGGATGTACCAGACGATACAAGGGAAAACATGGGATGACATCTTGGACGGTGTTCAGCCCGACTTTGCTGACCTTGTTCGGGCAATGATAAAATATGAAAGCAAAACCCGAGTCACTGCCGCGCAG GCTCTAGAATTTGACTGTCTCCAATAA
- a CDS encoding spindle assembly checkpoint component MAD1 — protein sequence MRALTPNNHGEKTGRSQSPGSASFRASSGSGEQRPHTSLRNSRIGSIRAPSHQSSYNILTGEMNPPPRPASRQSVLGGGVDYPVSQRAASRESSKENMAPPDAEEYETQRRRIEELKAEVGTLNYRITAHDQEKEMMRLQQDSELRDARRRADEDFKNKQAAEAERDAARRQTEALQEELDALRAEKEERLREVEKRARDAEEESNVLREQLEDLSAAKDEEARLNERKALELRQQVEIAQRTAQELTEETEEREAALGKAQALLLEKDNLIGRLEADVLRLKAQTGDAETMAVIRRELSDQVQHIRALEATNREQLAELKHFRQIHRAVEVIEEEKRSLQRKLQTVPLLEAELSEARIQRQRLEDERDAWAAYLQREASSDGEMEFDSPEAVARALVQERLHTASLVEKLGTVEPELNSRDELIRQLENEIRNLNTEMEKLKAAPPPEMPVGGDKGRLRLERQRALAVKEVEYLRAQLKTFDAEDITFQPENFDQQKATRIQELEDLVDRYKIEVQNLHQELSSIESAPSAAPINAGHKQSRENDENGDVQAEQLGQLARKNRKLQEELVAAQRSQQLAEKEMAVLKKQLAAAKESSRVRVLALRSNPTSDHEAVKASRLRALQQENAELLAHMQRQTHDFPTIPHSVLAAKQREVEDAKADAASAHKTSRRLKEVWAAKSGEFKEAIFSTLGWTVMFIPNGKMRVESVYYPSKTDEYENSIVFDGERGTMKVGGGPRSAFAQRIDDQIRFWVREKGCIPGFLAALTLEFYEEHQRSSRPS from the exons ATGCGGGCTCTAACGCCGAACAACCACGGCGAGAAGACTGGCAGGAGTCAATCGCCCGGATCCGCCAGCTTCCGCGCCAGCAGTGGGAGCGGCGAACAACGCCCGCATACATCCTTGCGAAACAGCAGG ATTGGCTCGATTCGTGCTCCATCGCACCAATCATCATACAACATCCTCACGGGGGAGATGAACCCGCCCCCAAGACCTGCAAGCAGACAGAGTGTTCTCGGCGGAGGGGTCGACTATCCAGTATCACAACGAGCAGCATCGCGCGAGAGCAGCAAAGAAAACATGGCGCCCCCAGACGCCGAAGAGTATGAGACCCAGCGGCGGCGCATTGAGGAGCTCAAGGCTGAGGTCGGGACATTAAACTACCGGATAACAGCACACGACCAAGAAAAGGAGATGATGCGCTTGCAGCAGGACTCTGAGCTGAGGGAtgcccgccgccgcgcaGATGAGGATTTCAAAAACAAGCAagcggccgaggccgagaggGACGCCGCGAGGCGACAGACCGAGGCTCTGCAGGAAGAGCTGGACGCACTGCGCGCCGAGAAAGAGGAGCGACTGAGAGAAGTCGAAAAGCGCGCAAGAGATGCGGAGGAAGAGTCCAACGTCCTAAGGGAGCAACTGGAGGATCTAAGCGCTGCTAAGGACGAGGAGGCGCGGCTCAATGAACGTAAGGCGCTTGAGCTGCGACAACAGGTCGAAATTGCCCAAAGAACGGCACAGGAGTTAACCGAGGAAACTGAGGAGCGGGAGGCTGCCCTGGGCAAGGCGCAGGCTTTATTGCTGGAGAAGGACAACCTGATTGGCAGGCTTGAGGCTGATGTTTTGCGTCTGAAGGCGCAGACGGGTGATGCCGAGACAATGGCTGTCATCAGGCGCGAGCTATCAGACCAGGTCCAGCATATTCGTGCCCTCGAAGCAACCAACCGGGAACAACTGGCCGAGCTTAAACACTTTCGACAAATTCACCGGGCTGTTGAGGTCattgaagaagaaaagaggtCGTTGCAGCGTAAGCTCCAAACTGTGCCGCTTCTCGAGGCGGAACTGTCCGAGGCACGCATACAGCGGCAACGTCTTGAAGATGAACGAGACGCTTGGGCTGCATACCTGCAAAGGGAGGCATCCAGCGATGGCGAGATGGAATTTGACTCCCCGGAGGCCGTTGCCCGAGCCTTGGTCCAGGAGCGTCTTCACACGGCATCATTGGTTGAGAAGCTAGGCACTGTTGAGCCGGAGCTCAACTCTCGGGATGAGCTTATTAGGCAGCTCGAGAATGAGATCCGGAACCTGAACACCGAAATGGAGAAACTGAAAGCAGCACCACCCCCTGAAATGCCAGTCGGTGGCGACAAGGGAAGGCTACGTCTTGAGCGGCAGCGCGCCCTGGCGGTCAAGGAGGTTGAGTACCTGCGCGCTCAACTCAAGACGTTTGATGCTGAGGATATTACATTTCAACCCGAGAACTTTGATCAACAAAAAGCAACAAGAATACAGGAGCTTGAAGACCTCGTTGACAGGTACAAGATTGAAGTGCAAAACCTGCACCAGGAACTATCTTCCATCGAGTCGGCTCCCAGTGCCGCCCCCATTAATGCAGGCCACAAGCAGTCACGCGAAAACGACGAGAATGGCGATGTCCAAGCAGAGCAACTAGGCCAGTTGGCTCGCAAAAACCGCAAGCTTCAGGAGGAGCTTGTAGCTGCTCAACGATCCCAACAGCTTGCTGAGAAAGAGATGGCCGTGCTCAAGAAGCAGCTCGCAGCTGCCAAAGAGTCATCACGGGTTCGTGTTCTCGCCCTTAGGTCCAACCCGACTTCGGACCATGAGGCAGTCAAGGCGTCGCGCCTGCGcgcactgcagcaggagaaCGCCGAGCTGCTTGCTCACATGCAGCGCCAGACCCACGACTTCCCCACCATCCCGCACAGCGTACTCGCAGCTAAGCAACGGGAGGTCGAAGACGCCAAGGCCGACGCGGCGAGCGCGCACAAGACGTCTCGCCGGTTGAAGGAGGTCTGGGCTGCCAAGAGCGGCGAGTTCAAGGAGGCCATATTTAGCACCCTTGGATGGACCGTTATGTTCATTCCGAACGGCAAGATGCGCGTCGAGAGCGTATACTACCCATCCAAGACGGACGAGTACGAGAACAGCATCGTGTTCGATGGCGAGAGGGGTACAATGAAGGTTGGCGGTGGTCCCAGGAGTGCTTTCGCCCAGAGGATCGATGACCAGATTCGTTTCTGGGTGCGCGAGAAGGGATGTATACCTGGCTTCCTGGCGGCGTTGACACTAGAGTTTTATGAGGAGCACCAACGCTCATCAAGGCCAAGTTGA
- a CDS encoding mitochondrial import protein mmp37: MLQALRWRGASLTRTLIVNQRLPTASTSRPTYFAYRLLTPTQGGTSTRAFSSSTSDASSTSKPESKNASRTTGSQRSLAQEQTLEWEDKVNYNVVDKFSDLPYRHLGYNQHMIINEEFKKALGDIVKSFQAPIIYAFAYGSGVFPQSKLLGKAPSDELLRSVHTKPDPAIVRAQGESPKMIDFIFGVSHTQHWHSLNMRQNRHHYSAVASLGSGFVSRVQDRYGAGVYFNPYVNVNGTLIKYGVVNVDTLCRDLTEWDTLYLSGRLHKPVKIIRDNARVRLANQTNLVAAIRTALLMLPEEFTEQELYSLIAGLSYLGDPRMRFPTENPRKVGNIVNNNKIHFRNLYAPLIRVLPNVRFLVDDPETADPAQDLRMRQAMSDETRGNMVRRLPKQFRSRVYFQYQKKWQISRADFNAATENLHTEEGGITFGTRLGGEFDQRIAKDDEAERREILRAVIKQTTSWPSTAQSLKGIVMSGFGRSWRYLGEKMSKYREGKKPLPAPETDGGKSDPKSISSSSSESLSEEKTQDAHKPKSQ, encoded by the exons ATGCTACAGGCCTTGCGCTGGAGG GGCGCAAGCCTTACACGTACCCTCATCGTCAATCAGAGACTGCCGACTGCGTCTACGTCCAGGCCGACATACTTCGCATACCGACTCCTTACCCCAACTCAGGGCGGCACATCGACGCGCGCCTTCTCGAGTTCCACGAGCGATGCTTCGTCCACCTCAAAACCAGAATCGAAAAATGCAAGTCGAACAACCGGTTCGCAGAGGTCACTCGCGCAAGAGCAGACCCTGGAGTGGGAGGATAAGGTCAACTATAATGTGGTAGACAAGTTCAGCGACCTGCCCTACCGGCACTTGGGGTACAACCAGCACATGATCATCAACGAGGAGTTCAAAAAGGCCCTAGGCGACATCGTCAAGTCCTTCCAAGCGCCCATTATATACGCCTTCGCATATGGCTCTGGAGTTTTCCCACAGTCAAAGCTCCTCGGGAAGGCACCTAGTGACGAGCTCCTCCGATCAGTACACACAAAGCCGGATCCGGCAATCGTGCGCGCCCAGGGAGAGAGCCCCAAGATGATCGACTTCATCTTTGGTGTTTCCCACACCCAGCACTGGCACTCTCTCAACATGAGGCAGAACCGTCACCACTACAGCGCAGTGGCAAGCCTCGGCTCTGGGTTTGTTAGCCGTGTTCAGGATCGCTACGGCGCTGGCGTCTACTTCAATCCATATGTGAACGTGAACGGGACGCTGATTAAGTACGGCGTTGTAAACGTCGACACGCTCTGCCGGGATCTGACCGAGTGGGATACGCTGTATCTCTCTGGGAGGCTGCACAAGCCCGTCAAGATCATCCGCGACAACGCGCGGGTCCGGCTGGCAAACCAGACAAACCTGGTCGCGGCCATCCGGACCGCCCTGCTCATGCTCCCCGAAGAGTTCACAGAGCAGGAGCTCTACTCGCTGATTGCAGGTCTCAGTTACCTGGGTGACCCACGAATGCGCTTCCCCACCGAGAACCCGCGCAAGGTCGGCAATAttgtcaacaacaacaagataCACTTCCGCAACCTCTACGCACCTCTCATCCGCGTGCTTCCCAACGTGAGGTTTTTGGTTGACGATCCCGAGACGGCCGACCCAGCTCAGGATCTGCGCATGAGGCAGGCAATGTCGGACGAGACACGTGGCAATATGGTGCGCAGACTACCTAAGCAGTTCCGGTCAAGGGTCTACTTCCAGTATCAAAAGAAGTGGCAGATCTCGCGGGCGGACTTCAATGCAGCCACCGAGAACCTACACACGGAGGAAGGTGGCATCACCTTTGGGACCCGGCTTGGTGGCGAGTTCGACCAGCGCATCGCCaaggacgacgaggccgagcGTCGGGAGATCTTGAGGGCCGTCATCAAGCAGACCACCAGCTGGCCCAGCACTGCGCAGTCACTGAAGGGCATCGTCATGTCCGGGTTCGGCAGGTCTTGGCGGTACTTAGGCGAGAAGATGTCCAAGTACCGCGAGGGCAAGAAGCCTCTGCCGGCACCGGAGACTGATGGCGGGAAATCCGATCCCAAAAGCATTTCGAGCTCAAGTAGCGAGTCCCTTTCGGAAGAAAAGACCCAAGACGCGCACAAGCCCAAATCCCAGTGA